The genomic stretch AACACCTCCGCATAtcatttaaatacaaatcaaTCTAATCTTAGTCGAGCCAAGAGTCAGTACAGCTAGGTATTTCCTAAGCCAGTGGCGATGAAATTGGTTTATATGTAGAATATAACTGGAGTCCATAATTAGATGTACACAACGTGGCTAATGTGTACTTAGGTGACTAATTCGGTATCGAAAGATTCAGTCTCCTTAGGGTTTGCGAATATAAAATATCATCGATCAGGTGGCCTACAATCGCCAAAATTCGATGGCTGATCGTGGCATCCCGCAGTCAGAACATTGAACGGGATTCGATACTCTTTAGTGCAATTTCTAGTATTTCTAGACAATCGACATTATTCAAATGATGATAAATGTATGTGTATTGGAACTCGTTATTGTTCTCTCCGAGAGTTAATTATTTCAGCTTTTGTTGGCCTGACCCTAGGATCTCTGTGTTCGGAACGTGACTGGGACTccgcatactcgtacatacgagtatatgtatatgtgcatacgagtatgtgctgTTCTTTTTTCGCGCTCTGTGAGATTTGTGTTTATTTCGTTATTATTTGTACTTTTTTGCTATGTGGAATCTAATAAAAGCCCATACCTTTCCGTGGGACGTCGTTAGTTAGTTGGAGGCAAAGGTTCCGATGAGACTGTTTATAGTGTTGAGTGTTTGCGTGGCTCTGGCCTCGGCCGGGTACGGCGGTGGctacggcggcggcggcggcggcggcggtggtggcggtcATGCGTCGTcttcggcatcggcatctgcCTCGGCTGGATCTATAGCGGGCGGCGATGGTGGCGGCAAATTTGGAGGCGGGCCTGGACCAGGACTTGGATCTGGCGGTGGCTTTGACGGTGGACTTTCTGGCCCAGGATTTGGCGGTGGCGGCCAAGGAGGTCCGTTTGGAGGTGGCGCTCAGCATGGCGGAGGCGAGACCGGAGGTGGTGGATTTGGAGGATCTGGCGCATCCTCAGGTGCTCATGGAAGCAGCGGTGGAGAAGGATTAATTGGAGGTGGCGGTGCTCATGGATCCGGAGGTGCACATGGGGCCGGAGGCGGATTTAttggaggcggaggaggtCAGGGACTAGGAGGTGGACTTGGAGGAAGTGGCGGCCATGGATCTGGTGGTGCAGGAGGAGGATCGATCGGAGGAGGCTTTGGAGCCGGCGGTAGTTccggctctgcctctgctggaTCAGGTGGTGGACTGTTTGGAGGACACGGATCTGGAAAGCCCGGCGGTGGCTTCGGAGGTGGTAATTTTGGAGGAGACCTCGGTGGTTCCGGCGGATTTAATGGTGGCGGAGGAGGTCACGGACTAGGAGGTGGACTTGGAGGCAGTGGCGGACATGGATCTGGTGGCGCAGGTGGAGGATCGAGCGGAGGAGGCTTTGGAGCCGGCGGTAGTTCAGGCTCTGCATCTGCTGGATCCGGTGGTGGACTGCTTGGAGGACACGGATCAGGCAAACCCGGCGGTGGCTACGGAGGTGGTCATTTTGGAGGAGACATAGGTTTTGGAGGAGGCGGAATCGGAATTGGACATGGACCAGGGATCGGCGGAGGTCACAGTCATGGCGCCGGTCTTGGTGGCCCCTTCGCTGGAGGCTTTACTGGAGGGAATGGTGTTGGAAAAGGAGGCGGATACggcggcggaggtggaggcggatacggaggcggaggtggaggcggataCGGAGGTGGAGGCCATGGCGGCCATGGCGGCCTCGGTGGCGCTGGAGGCAAGCATGGAGGCTATGGAGGAGGAGCTCACTCAAGCGCCTCTTCAGCAGCCTCGGCCACAGCATCTGCCGGCAGTGGTGGCGGCTACCACGGCTAATTAGCCGTAGCTGCCTATTCAATTTGCCCTAAAAAGTGTTAAAGAAGTGTTGAATAAAGGTGTTGATAGCGGTTTCAATAAGGATAACATGTTTACTATTGTGTTAGGGCGTATTCGGTTGTGCTAtcaattcaaataaaaacgGTCTCAAAACTTAGTCAGTTTCAGAACTTGTAATCTGAGAACATTACATATACGTCGGAGATTCAAAGAAATAAAGCGTATCTGTAGTCATTGAGCAGAAATTAAAGTACAAGTACAAAAGCAATCAATAGGCAAATACCGAAACTAAGCAGTAGAGTATTCCATTACCCTTTCAATTCGTATTTACTGAGAGCGTGGTCTCAGAGCGAAGGATGAACCGAGTGCTTGGTTCCAGTTGGCAAAAACCTGAGCAGAGTCGCTGCTTGCCATGAAGACACTTGCTCTTTCATTTCACGGGAAGGAAGGACCACTTTATCATACCAGAGTTTCCCTGCCTGTCAAAAAGTAGTGGTTTGCAATCTTTCATAAGTTTGTGCGACTTCTGAGCAGCACACATTAAAAGTTGGATGGAAATCCGGGTGAAAACTGTTAATAGGGGAAATCACGTCCCAAAAGTCTCGCGGTGGCAGTCACGATTGAACACATTTCCCCTCTGTCAGCTGTCAACTATGGGGAAGAATTCTAAGGGGGAATCAGAGGCGGAGAACTTTCCTCACTCCGTCGGCTGTGAATCGGAAAGCTTGGGAAGTTTTCATCAGAATTAATGGCCTATTAGGAAGCGGCAGATGCATACGAGAACCGAAGACTTTGATGCCACTCATGGCCATATAAATCTTTTAAATGGCCCGGACAGACTCCTCTCTGCTTGAGCTTTATGTGTCCCTCGCAAACATTTATCATTAAGTATAGTTTTACTATTGCAAATTGTTGCACACCATTCTCCATAGGGCGAAGGAGATAGAAAATTGAAATCTTAAGCAAACTCCTTGGCCTCCGCCTCAAAGTGCAGTTTTATTGCCAGCGGAAACAGTTGCAGGAGCAGCATCTGGCTTGGTTCCTTGGTTCTTTGGTACTTTGGCCCTCGTCCGCGCCCGTGGCCTCTGTGATAGTCGGGAGTCTGGACCATGCAATAAACCCCGAGACCAATTTGCACAAGGACGATGAACCCCTGTGGTGCAGTTTTGCAATATTCAAGAGGAAGCGGGTCTGGGACGGGCCGTCGTCTGCTGGCGGCTTGCCACAGAGTCGCTTTCGGTCCGTACGATTGCAACAGTTGTGGGCCGGTGGTCGGGAGCCGCATTCGCCTTTGTCGAACTTTGTAGAGCCATATTGTAGGGCTCTTTTGTTCACTGCAATTTATgttgggcaataaaataaatgtaaaatgtTTGTCAATgtgcatacgagtatactcgaattcgtactcgtatttttgAATATTCCAGGGCTCTGAGCTCATCTCAGGTGGCGCCTCAAAATATGCCGGCCCCGCCATAGCATTCCATCAGGGGAGCCCAAACGGGCTGAAAGTAGGCAATACATTATGCGCagaaactttaattaaaattaaataattcagATTGCATATCGCATACGACATACCACACTCGCAATGTTTCGCATCGATATCG from Drosophila pseudoobscura strain MV-25-SWS-2005 chromosome 4, UCI_Dpse_MV25, whole genome shotgun sequence encodes the following:
- the LOC6902577 gene encoding glycine-rich cell wall structural protein, which encodes MRLFIVLSVCVALASAGYGGGYGGGGGGGGGGGHASSSASASASAGSIAGGDGGGKFGGGPGPGLGSGGGFDGGLSGPGFGGGGQGGPFGGGAQHGGGETGGGGFGGSGASSGAHGSSGGEGLIGGGGAHGSGGAHGAGGGFIGGGGGQGLGGGLGGSGGHGSGGAGGGSIGGGFGAGGSSGSASAGSGGGLFGGHGSGKPGGGFGGGNFGGDLGGSGGFNGGGGGHGLGGGLGGSGGHGSGGAGGGSSGGGFGAGGSSGSASAGSGGGLLGGHGSGKPGGGYGGGHFGGDIGFGGGGIGIGHGPGIGGGHSHGAGLGGPFAGGFTGGNGVGKGGGYGGGGGGGYGGGGGGGYGGGGHGGHGGLGGAGGKHGGYGGGAHSSASSAASATASAGSGGGYHG